One part of the Flavobacteriales bacterium genome encodes these proteins:
- a CDS encoding NADH:ubiquinone reductase (Na(+)-transporting) subunit D, with translation MAAETAVETKTASPAAEPKEPLFSKKNRKLLSNPMNDENPITVQVLGICSALAITVQMKQALVMGISVMVVTACGNVIISMMRNLIPSRIRIIVQLVVVASLVILVDQVLKAFMYDVSKQLSVFVGLIITNCIIMGRLEAFALGNKPWPSFLDGIGNGLGYAVILVIVAFFRELLGSGKLFGYEVPGVQWALAHGYMNNNLMILPPMALIIVGIIIWVQRSRNTKLIEE, from the coding sequence ATGGCAGCAGAAACAGCAGTAGAAACAAAAACCGCCAGTCCGGCCGCGGAACCGAAAGAACCGCTTTTCTCCAAGAAGAACCGGAAGTTATTGTCCAACCCTATGAACGATGAGAATCCGATCACCGTTCAGGTGCTTGGTATATGTTCAGCCCTTGCGATTACCGTGCAAATGAAACAGGCGCTGGTGATGGGGATTTCAGTAATGGTGGTAACAGCATGTGGTAATGTGATCATTTCCATGATGCGAAATCTTATTCCCAGCCGTATCCGGATCATCGTGCAACTCGTGGTAGTCGCTTCACTGGTTATCCTGGTGGATCAGGTACTGAAGGCTTTTATGTATGATGTCAGCAAACAACTCTCCGTATTTGTCGGTCTGATCATCACCAACTGTATTATCATGGGACGCCTTGAGGCATTTGCACTCGGAAATAAACCCTGGCCATCGTTTCTGGATGGCATCGGAAACGGACTAGGGTACGCGGTCATACTTGTGATTGTGGCCTTCTTCCGCGAGTTGCTGGGATCAGGTAAGCTATTCGGTTATGAAGTTCCCGGTGTTCAATGGGCGCTGGCACATGGCTATATGAACAACAACCTGATGATCCTCCCTCCGATGGCCTTGATTATTGTAGGTATTATCATTTGGGTTCAGCGGTCACGCAATACCAAACTCATCGAAGAATAA